The DNA window TTCTCGGGCAAGTCTCGTACCGTCGTCGACGGCCCCTTCACCGAGTCCAAGGAGCTCATCGCCGGTTTCTGGATCTTGCAGGTCAAGTCCATCGAAGAGGCCATCGAGTGGGTCAAGCGTTGCCCCAACAGCAGCGCCGGCGACTACGAAGTCGAAATCCGCCAGATCGGTGAGATGGAAGACTTCGCACCCATCCTGTCCGAAGAGGAGATCCAGTACAAGATAAAGCGCCGAGCAGAGCTGCCAAATCAGACCGCCAACAGATAGCAACCAAAGACTGTCATTCTGAGGCGCTCACTCTAACGACTGTCATCCTGAGCCTCTATATAAGCTTGTCATTCTGAGGCCCGATGTTGGCCGAAGAATCTCCCGGAATGTCTAAGACTGAATTGCTGCTTACTGGCACTTTGGCCAATACTTTCTAGTGTTGAATTTCAGCAGTCAGACACATATAAGGTTCCTCGTGAAAGTGCCCTACTGGCAGCATTCACGTCTGAGGCATTTCGGTCCTTCGCCCAAGAGCACTCAGGATGACAGTCTTCAGAAAGAGGGCCTCAGGATGACAGTGTTTGGGAAAAAGGGTCTCAGAATCGCA is part of the Terriglobales bacterium genome and encodes:
- a CDS encoding YciI family protein, whose translation is MRVMAIIKATPESEKAAARPDPQFLAEMGKYNEELMKAGVLLAMDGLHPSSKGARVKFSGKSRTVVDGPFTESKELIAGFWILQVKSIEEAIEWVKRCPNSSAGDYEVEIRQIGEMEDFAPILSEEEIQYKIKRRAELPNQTANR